In Penaeus monodon isolate SGIC_2016 chromosome 8, NSTDA_Pmon_1, whole genome shotgun sequence, one DNA window encodes the following:
- the LOC119576333 gene encoding proteoglycan 4-like isoform X3, whose protein sequence is MIQSNVATGCVATGAVFAEGSAMASPDECSYCFCIRGSRRCVAPKCLLPVSGCKPRYRTFSCCPSDYDCQDAGATTTTTEKTTLECVVDGRRYGAGARVETASGPCESCFCVGGGVRCVTTTCAPPLDGCAPVMEPGRCCPVKYDCDGDTSKNQLLQLLKAKAMGSDRRPEEWHTNMARRSTSGDGVIVDTSDPQLLAFLLDGDGEQDFASVTEAAPDSVTEPEEPLPSEESEGKLPPSRKLRPNKRPLSRFVSRPSPEEISKRRAQSRYRVDRPPTRISRPSNPNASRPLRPTRPSRRGSQSLIYRFRQRARPGIEQDRNATGHSNTSAPISTSHTPFLAAVTSPVPPITNAPAPDGDADEEEGVTSFQDLEALLSSTSTTATPPTTPAESNPSTSKPSTTLAIPSTLAPEVAAASTPAASRGTQVKTGPEVSGVSGSGGVFWIKDVRGGTSVASPRPSPDISTREPVKVGTGMNVKGSLKNAVKFGPIYILDNRVRTDRQHRAENATETESTLEVEELTVTDIPEEETTILIKETTLSTKDTVVENENEVAREETTPNTDKIVDADALASEITTSLPVLLPQETTIKPVNEETPSTTTVPSEPTAEEGASSSTVATTQDEASVTDEFSTYTDIEYIDPDADFPSYDITVGTSVLASPPSGPEPVGVGEVIPVELDPQHKAPADSLDLEPEHKSPEELKPEHKDTEESEPSTESPQASFIGTLLNYFTRPERPERPRPIRPPRPPFSSRPGPDSRPRPGLGGRPLRPGLEGRPRPEFRPRPGLNGRPRPGLDFRPRPGIDTVPPPELEPARPSDVEDSPTPEIEEGTHPALEDRPVLDAETMPDEEAGAQTNAEEQANHKLDVRPELEERPRPNLGSRPRPGLVNRPRPGGNFIPPRFRFTPATTAEEEPATDPSVTIPTSPEPQPSTTSAPHFTLPSILPKPIHSPPALVPIRPDFIPTRTEDAPVRPIGPFTRPAIQAGGSADLPSEPIMEGGFQGIRDEGEGINPAFDYIEYDSDGEPTLPPSLPNLKIIPFVAADALTNQEASFSGEDFRSTPRPFVAASAGEGASSGDDGLADTTEEAATSTTTRRPLIRPADRRPPVLPPRRQFRPSPDDSTTRRPFLPFRRPSNRTTRKPFGRPSFTSTPEPEASEGAPTEDSEPRLPFVNRDRPFARPAFIPPRRPSTSTTTTEATEAPTDPPTTRPTAAPFSIPELLPILLTTRPQPIEIATTTPTTTSRPIQSDDIANLLLQDAFELPEGQSSPPVRFTPARATPKPIVPVKLSTALPEIPSAVRDQFPLAIDPVLASGLLKLSACDILGRMYKVGEKISELSAVCKECQCTPVGVQCLPVC, encoded by the exons ATGATTCAAAGCAACGTCGCGACAGGTTGCGTCGCTACCGGGGCTGTGTTCGCCGAGGGCTCGGCCATGGCGTCCCCCGACGAGTGCTCCTACTGCTTCTGCATCCGGGGCAGCCGGCGTTGCGTGGCGCCCAAATGCCTCCTGCCCGTGAGCGGCTGCAAGCCCCGCTATCGCACCTTCTCCTGCTGCCCCTCCGACTACGACTGCC AGGATGCTGGCGCGACGACGACCACCACTGAAAAGACGACTCTGG AGTGCGTGGTGGACGGCCGCAGGTACGGCGCAGGGGCACGAGTGGAAACCGCCAGCGGGCCCTGCGAGTCCTGCTTCTGCGTGGGCGGCGGAGTGCGTTGCGTCACGACGACCTGCGCGCCGCCACTGGACGGCTGCGCGCCCGTCATGGAGCCCGGTCGCTGCTGTCCCGTCAAGTATGACTGCG ACGGTGACACAAGCAAAAATCAGCTTCTGCAGCTCCTCAAG GCGAAGGCAATGGGCAGCGACCGGAGGCCCGAGGAGTGGCACACCAACATGGCCCGCAGGAGTACCTCTGGAGACGGCGTCATCGTGGACACCAGTGATCCCCAG TTGTTAGCCTTCCTGCTAGATGGTGATGGAGAGCAAGATTTTGCCAGTGTAACCGAGGCAGCCCCCGATTCCGTAACGGAACCCGAGGAACCTCTTCCGTCCGAGGAATCTGAGGGAAAGTTGCCTCCTAGTAGAAAGTTACGCCCCAATAAGCGCCCTCTGTCGAGGTTTGTGTCACGCCCGTCGCCCGAGGAGATCTCCAAGCGCCGGGCTCAGTCTCGGTACCGAGTGGACCGCCCGCCCACCCGCATCTCCCGCCCCTCGAACCCCAACGCTTCCCGCCCCCTTCGCCCTACCCGGCCCTCCCGCCGCGGCAGCCAGAGCCTCATCTACCGCTTCCGCCAACGCGCCAGGCCAGGCATCGAGCAAGACCGCAACGCCACAGGACATAGCAATACCTCAGCTCCCATATCTACCTCACATACCCCCTTCCTGGCTGCTGTTACCTCGCCCGTCCCTCCCATCACGAACGCCCCAGCACCTGACGGCGATGCGGACGAGGAGGAAGGTGTTACATCTTTCCAAGACTTAGAGGCTTTACTCAGTTCTACCTCCACCACTGcgacccccccaaccacccctgcTGAATCCAACCCGTCCACTTCCAAGCCCTCCACTACTCTTGCCATACCCTCCACCCTGGCCCCCGAGGTCGCCGCCGCTTCGACCCCAGCCGCCTCTAGGGGGACCCAAGTCAAAACTGGACCGGAG GTCTCTGGAGTCAGTGGCAGCGGCGGAGTGTTCTGGATAAAGGATGTACGGGGAGGAACTTCTGTTGCCTCGCCAAGACCTTCTCCGGACATCAGTACGAGAGAGCCCGTGAAAGTCGGTACAGGCATGAATGTCAAAGGAAGCCTTAAGAATGCTGTTAAGTTTGGACCTATCTACATTCTGGATAACAGGGTACGAACTGACCGCCAGCACAGGGCTGAAAATGCTACAGAAACAGAATCAACTCTTGAGGTGGAAGAATTGACTGTAACAGATATTCCTGAGGAGGAGACGACTATCCTGATCAAGGAAACAACGCTGTCTACTAAGGACACTGTTGTGGAGAATGAAAATGAGGTAGCTCGGGAAGAAACCACTCCAAATACAGATAAAATTGTTGATGCTGACGCACTGGCGAGCGAAATAACCACTTCACTGCCTGTCCTTTTACCCCAAGAAACGACTATTAAACCGGTGAATGAAGAGACACCTTCCACAACCACAGTTCCATCTGAACCCACAGCTGAAGAGGGAGCTTCATCCTCCACGGTTGCAACCACACAAGATGAAGCCTCCGTCACTGATGAATTCAGCACCTACACAGACATCGAATACATTGATCCAGATGCAGACTTCCCTTCATATGATATAACAGTAGGGACCTCTGTGTTGGCTTCCCCTCCTTCTGGACCTGAGCCCGTAGGAGTGGGCGAAGTTATTCCCGTGGAATTAGATCCGCAGCACAAGGCGCCTGCAGACTCACTGGACCTGGAACCCGAACACAAATCCCCCGAGGAGTTAAAACCAGAGCACAAAGACACAGAAGAAAGCGAGCCTTCCACCGAATCCCCGCAAGCTTCCTTTATAGGTACACTCTTGAACTACTTTACACGGCCTGAACGACCTGAGCGGCCAAGACCAATCAGACCACCACGGCCACCTTTCAGCTCTCGTCCAGGACCAGACAGCAGGCCGCGTCCTGGTCTAGGAGGTAGACCACTGCGACCAGGACTAGAGGGAAGACCACGACCAGAATTTAGACCACGTCCCGGGCTAAACGGCAGGCCACGGCCAGGCCTAGACTTCAGACCGCGCCCTGGAATAGATACTGTACCTCCACCTGAATTGGAACCCGCACGACCCTCTGATGTTGAAGACAGCCCAACTCCAGAGATAGAAGAAGGAACACATCCAGCACTGGAAGACAGGCCAGTTCTAGATGCAGAGACCATGCCAGATGAAGAAGCTGGTGCCCAGACAAATGCGGAAGAACAGGCAAATCATAAATTAGATGTACGCCCAGAGCTGGAAGAAAGGCCACGTCCAAACCTGGGAAGCAGACCTCGTCCTGGCTTAGTAAACAGACCCCGCCCAGGAGGAAATTTCATTCCACCCAGATTCCGCTTCACTCCCGCGACGACGGCAGAGGAGGAGCCTGCGACAGACCCTTCCGTCACCATACCAACTTCCCCTGAGCCTCAACCCTCAACCACCAGTGCCCCTCACTTCACGCTCCCGTCCATCCTCCCGAAGCCCATCCACAGCCCGCCCGCCCTGGTGCCCATCCGCCCTGACTTCATCCCGACCCGGACGGAGGACGCTCCCGTGCGCCCCATCGGCCCATTCACTCGGCCAGCCATCCAGGCGGGAGGGTCGGCCGACCTGCCGTCCGAGCCAATCATGGAAGGAGGCTTCCAGGGAATTAGGGACGAGGGCGAAGGCATCAACCCTGCGTTTGACTACATCGAGTATGACTCGGACGGAGAACCGACGCTGCCCCCATCACTGCCAAACCTGAA GATCATTCCGTTTGTGGCAGCTGATGCTCTCACCAATCAAGAGGCTAGCTTCAGCGGAGAGGACTTCCGCTCGACGCCTCGGCCGTTCGTCGCAGCGTCTGCAG GCGAGGGCGCGAGCTCGGGCGACGACGGCCTGGCCGATACGACGGAGGAGGCCGCCACGAGCACCACGACGCGCCGCCCACTGATCCGCCCCGCCGACCGCCGGCCGCCCGTCCTGCCGCCCCGCAGGCAGTTCCGCCCATCCCCAGACGACTCAACGACGCGccgccccttccttcccttccggcGCCCCAGCAACCGCACAACGCGCAAGCCTTTCGGCCGCCCTTCCTTCACGTCCACCCCGGAGCCCGAGGCCTCCGAGGGCGCCCCCACTGAGGACTCGGAGCCGCGCCTGCCCTTCGTCAACCGAGATCGTCCGTTTGCTCGCCCAGCATTTATTCCCCCTCGCCGCCCCTCCACCTCGACGACCACGACAGAAGCCACCGAAGCGCCGACGGACCCCCCCACCACACGACCCACAGCTGCTCCTTTTTCCATCCCTGAACTGCTGCCGATCCTGCTAACGACTCGGCCGCAGCCAATCGAAATCGCTACAACGACTCCCACGACAACTTCCCGGCCGATTCAGTCCGACGATATCGCCAACTTGCTCCTCCAGGATGCCTTCGAGCTACCCGAGGGCCAAAGCTCGCCCCCGGTGAGATTCACGCCTGCACGAGCCACCCCCAAGCCCATCGTGCCGGTGAAGCTGTCGACGGCGCTGCCTGAAATCCCCTCGGCCGTGCGGGACCAGTTCCCTCTCGCCATCGACCCTGTCCTCGCGTCCG GTCTCCTGAAGCTCTCCGCATGCGACATCTTAGGCAGAATGTACAAAGTTGGTGAAAAAATTTCAGAACTCTCAGCCGTGTGCAAGGAATGCCAGTGTACTCCAGTTGGGGTGCAGTGCCTCCCCGTGTGCTAG
- the LOC119576333 gene encoding proteoglycan 4-like isoform X2: MPRLEMKLLRAVVMAALVAAGATMSASEGGEASDSWEPELLLETEKDLESNRLLRKDTALEDAAGGGEAAQDAWWQRDEAAEDAIAGTRRRGGAVVNGTVKEDAGATTTTTEKTTLECVVDGRRYGAGARVETASGPCESCFCVGGGVRCVTTTCAPPLDGCAPVMEPGRCCPVKYDCDGDTSKNQLLQLLKAKAMGSDRRPEEWHTNMARRSTSGDGVIVDTSDPQLLAFLLDGDGEQDFASVTEAAPDSVTEPEEPLPSEESEGKLPPSRKLRPNKRPLSRFVSRPSPEEISKRRAQSRYRVDRPPTRISRPSNPNASRPLRPTRPSRRGSQSLIYRFRQRARPGIEQDRNATGHSNTSAPISTSHTPFLAAVTSPVPPITNAPAPDGDADEEEGVTSFQDLEALLSSTSTTATPPTTPAESNPSTSKPSTTLAIPSTLAPEVAAASTPAASRGTQVKTGPEVSGVSGSGGVFWIKDVRGGTSVASPRPSPDISTREPVKVGTGMNVKGSLKNAVKFGPIYILDNRVRTDRQHRAENATETESTLEVEELTVTDIPEEETTILIKETTLSTKDTVVENENEVAREETTPNTDKIVDADALASEITTSLPVLLPQETTIKPVNEETPSTTTVPSEPTAEEGASSSTVATTQDEASVTDEFSTYTDIEYIDPDADFPSYDITVGTSVLASPPSGPEPVGVGEVIPVELDPQHKAPADSLDLEPEHKSPEELKPEHKDTEESEPSTESPQASFIGTLLNYFTRPERPERPRPIRPPRPPFSSRPGPDSRPRPGLGGRPLRPGLEGRPRPEFRPRPGLNGRPRPGLDFRPRPGIDTVPPPELEPARPSDVEDSPTPEIEEGTHPALEDRPVLDAETMPDEEAGAQTNAEEQANHKLDVRPELEERPRPNLGSRPRPGLVNRPRPGGNFIPPRFRFTPATTAEEEPATDPSVTIPTSPEPQPSTTSAPHFTLPSILPKPIHSPPALVPIRPDFIPTRTEDAPVRPIGPFTRPAIQAGGSADLPSEPIMEGGFQGIRDEGEGINPAFDYIEYDSDGEPTLPPSLPNLKIIPFVAADALTNQEASFSGEDFRSTPRPFVAASAGEGASSGDDGLADTTEEAATSTTTRRPLIRPADRRPPVLPPRRQFRPSPDDSTTRRPFLPFRRPSNRTTRKPFGRPSFTSTPEPEASEGAPTEDSEPRLPFVNRDRPFARPAFIPPRRPSTSTTTTEATEAPTDPPTTRPTAAPFSIPELLPILLTTRPQPIEIATTTPTTTSRPIQSDDIANLLLQDAFELPEGQSSPPVRFTPARATPKPIVPVKLSTALPEIPSAVRDQFPLAIDPVLASGLLKLSACDILGRMYKVGEKISELSAVCKECQCTPVGVQCLPVC, translated from the exons AGAAGGACCTCGAGAGCAACAGATTGCTCCGGAAGGACACCGCTTTGGAGGACGCAGCGGGAGGCGGCGAGGCGGCGCAGGATGCCTGGTGGCAACGGGACGAGGCGGCAGAGGACGCCATAGCGGGAACGCGACGTCGGGGAGGCGCCGTCGTCAACGGCACCGTCAAGG AGGATGCTGGCGCGACGACGACCACCACTGAAAAGACGACTCTGG AGTGCGTGGTGGACGGCCGCAGGTACGGCGCAGGGGCACGAGTGGAAACCGCCAGCGGGCCCTGCGAGTCCTGCTTCTGCGTGGGCGGCGGAGTGCGTTGCGTCACGACGACCTGCGCGCCGCCACTGGACGGCTGCGCGCCCGTCATGGAGCCCGGTCGCTGCTGTCCCGTCAAGTATGACTGCG ACGGTGACACAAGCAAAAATCAGCTTCTGCAGCTCCTCAAG GCGAAGGCAATGGGCAGCGACCGGAGGCCCGAGGAGTGGCACACCAACATGGCCCGCAGGAGTACCTCTGGAGACGGCGTCATCGTGGACACCAGTGATCCCCAG TTGTTAGCCTTCCTGCTAGATGGTGATGGAGAGCAAGATTTTGCCAGTGTAACCGAGGCAGCCCCCGATTCCGTAACGGAACCCGAGGAACCTCTTCCGTCCGAGGAATCTGAGGGAAAGTTGCCTCCTAGTAGAAAGTTACGCCCCAATAAGCGCCCTCTGTCGAGGTTTGTGTCACGCCCGTCGCCCGAGGAGATCTCCAAGCGCCGGGCTCAGTCTCGGTACCGAGTGGACCGCCCGCCCACCCGCATCTCCCGCCCCTCGAACCCCAACGCTTCCCGCCCCCTTCGCCCTACCCGGCCCTCCCGCCGCGGCAGCCAGAGCCTCATCTACCGCTTCCGCCAACGCGCCAGGCCAGGCATCGAGCAAGACCGCAACGCCACAGGACATAGCAATACCTCAGCTCCCATATCTACCTCACATACCCCCTTCCTGGCTGCTGTTACCTCGCCCGTCCCTCCCATCACGAACGCCCCAGCACCTGACGGCGATGCGGACGAGGAGGAAGGTGTTACATCTTTCCAAGACTTAGAGGCTTTACTCAGTTCTACCTCCACCACTGcgacccccccaaccacccctgcTGAATCCAACCCGTCCACTTCCAAGCCCTCCACTACTCTTGCCATACCCTCCACCCTGGCCCCCGAGGTCGCCGCCGCTTCGACCCCAGCCGCCTCTAGGGGGACCCAAGTCAAAACTGGACCGGAG GTCTCTGGAGTCAGTGGCAGCGGCGGAGTGTTCTGGATAAAGGATGTACGGGGAGGAACTTCTGTTGCCTCGCCAAGACCTTCTCCGGACATCAGTACGAGAGAGCCCGTGAAAGTCGGTACAGGCATGAATGTCAAAGGAAGCCTTAAGAATGCTGTTAAGTTTGGACCTATCTACATTCTGGATAACAGGGTACGAACTGACCGCCAGCACAGGGCTGAAAATGCTACAGAAACAGAATCAACTCTTGAGGTGGAAGAATTGACTGTAACAGATATTCCTGAGGAGGAGACGACTATCCTGATCAAGGAAACAACGCTGTCTACTAAGGACACTGTTGTGGAGAATGAAAATGAGGTAGCTCGGGAAGAAACCACTCCAAATACAGATAAAATTGTTGATGCTGACGCACTGGCGAGCGAAATAACCACTTCACTGCCTGTCCTTTTACCCCAAGAAACGACTATTAAACCGGTGAATGAAGAGACACCTTCCACAACCACAGTTCCATCTGAACCCACAGCTGAAGAGGGAGCTTCATCCTCCACGGTTGCAACCACACAAGATGAAGCCTCCGTCACTGATGAATTCAGCACCTACACAGACATCGAATACATTGATCCAGATGCAGACTTCCCTTCATATGATATAACAGTAGGGACCTCTGTGTTGGCTTCCCCTCCTTCTGGACCTGAGCCCGTAGGAGTGGGCGAAGTTATTCCCGTGGAATTAGATCCGCAGCACAAGGCGCCTGCAGACTCACTGGACCTGGAACCCGAACACAAATCCCCCGAGGAGTTAAAACCAGAGCACAAAGACACAGAAGAAAGCGAGCCTTCCACCGAATCCCCGCAAGCTTCCTTTATAGGTACACTCTTGAACTACTTTACACGGCCTGAACGACCTGAGCGGCCAAGACCAATCAGACCACCACGGCCACCTTTCAGCTCTCGTCCAGGACCAGACAGCAGGCCGCGTCCTGGTCTAGGAGGTAGACCACTGCGACCAGGACTAGAGGGAAGACCACGACCAGAATTTAGACCACGTCCCGGGCTAAACGGCAGGCCACGGCCAGGCCTAGACTTCAGACCGCGCCCTGGAATAGATACTGTACCTCCACCTGAATTGGAACCCGCACGACCCTCTGATGTTGAAGACAGCCCAACTCCAGAGATAGAAGAAGGAACACATCCAGCACTGGAAGACAGGCCAGTTCTAGATGCAGAGACCATGCCAGATGAAGAAGCTGGTGCCCAGACAAATGCGGAAGAACAGGCAAATCATAAATTAGATGTACGCCCAGAGCTGGAAGAAAGGCCACGTCCAAACCTGGGAAGCAGACCTCGTCCTGGCTTAGTAAACAGACCCCGCCCAGGAGGAAATTTCATTCCACCCAGATTCCGCTTCACTCCCGCGACGACGGCAGAGGAGGAGCCTGCGACAGACCCTTCCGTCACCATACCAACTTCCCCTGAGCCTCAACCCTCAACCACCAGTGCCCCTCACTTCACGCTCCCGTCCATCCTCCCGAAGCCCATCCACAGCCCGCCCGCCCTGGTGCCCATCCGCCCTGACTTCATCCCGACCCGGACGGAGGACGCTCCCGTGCGCCCCATCGGCCCATTCACTCGGCCAGCCATCCAGGCGGGAGGGTCGGCCGACCTGCCGTCCGAGCCAATCATGGAAGGAGGCTTCCAGGGAATTAGGGACGAGGGCGAAGGCATCAACCCTGCGTTTGACTACATCGAGTATGACTCGGACGGAGAACCGACGCTGCCCCCATCACTGCCAAACCTGAA GATCATTCCGTTTGTGGCAGCTGATGCTCTCACCAATCAAGAGGCTAGCTTCAGCGGAGAGGACTTCCGCTCGACGCCTCGGCCGTTCGTCGCAGCGTCTGCAG GCGAGGGCGCGAGCTCGGGCGACGACGGCCTGGCCGATACGACGGAGGAGGCCGCCACGAGCACCACGACGCGCCGCCCACTGATCCGCCCCGCCGACCGCCGGCCGCCCGTCCTGCCGCCCCGCAGGCAGTTCCGCCCATCCCCAGACGACTCAACGACGCGccgccccttccttcccttccggcGCCCCAGCAACCGCACAACGCGCAAGCCTTTCGGCCGCCCTTCCTTCACGTCCACCCCGGAGCCCGAGGCCTCCGAGGGCGCCCCCACTGAGGACTCGGAGCCGCGCCTGCCCTTCGTCAACCGAGATCGTCCGTTTGCTCGCCCAGCATTTATTCCCCCTCGCCGCCCCTCCACCTCGACGACCACGACAGAAGCCACCGAAGCGCCGACGGACCCCCCCACCACACGACCCACAGCTGCTCCTTTTTCCATCCCTGAACTGCTGCCGATCCTGCTAACGACTCGGCCGCAGCCAATCGAAATCGCTACAACGACTCCCACGACAACTTCCCGGCCGATTCAGTCCGACGATATCGCCAACTTGCTCCTCCAGGATGCCTTCGAGCTACCCGAGGGCCAAAGCTCGCCCCCGGTGAGATTCACGCCTGCACGAGCCACCCCCAAGCCCATCGTGCCGGTGAAGCTGTCGACGGCGCTGCCTGAAATCCCCTCGGCCGTGCGGGACCAGTTCCCTCTCGCCATCGACCCTGTCCTCGCGTCCG GTCTCCTGAAGCTCTCCGCATGCGACATCTTAGGCAGAATGTACAAAGTTGGTGAAAAAATTTCAGAACTCTCAGCCGTGTGCAAGGAATGCCAGTGTACTCCAGTTGGGGTGCAGTGCCTCCCCGTGTGCTAG